A genomic segment from Fundulus heteroclitus isolate FHET01 chromosome 6, MU-UCD_Fhet_4.1, whole genome shotgun sequence encodes:
- the LOC118563431 gene encoding uncharacterized protein LOC118563431 — MVLKGLTDDYNPFSVHVTQTKETLTFNEFKARLRSFECTLRYRSRPRTDEVMTANYKASKPKLKEKKYFNGECFICEKMGHKAKDCRNKEKKTQRRGTNAQYSNKVAAVTDTGQRTVRVKDKHKTTNEEETFVLRVSEWQPHNTQQQGLLVDSGASAHIMTDESAFIKFDETFQPKNHIMQLADGTRITGSVLRKGDAQIKLTDCDGKVVSVKLTDALLIPGYPQNILSVDAATSKGARFNFEKNNNKMILPDGTMCKMKRRTRFRNTDWSTLWKRM, encoded by the exons ATGGTGTTAAAAGGTCTCACGGATGATTACAACCCATTTTCTGTGCATGTCACTCAGACAAAAGAAACGCTAACTTTCAACGAGTTCAAGGCGAGGCTGAGGAGCTTTGAATGCACACTGCGCTACCGTAGCAGGCCCCGAACAGATGAAGTAATGACTGCAAACTATAAAGCGTCCAAGCCTAAGCTTAAAGAGAAGAAATATTTCAACGGAGAATGCTTTATTTGTGAGAAAATGGGGCATAAAGCAAAAGACTGCAgaaacaaagagaagaaaactcAGCGCAGGGGGACCAACGCACAATACAGTAACAAGGTGGCCGCCGTCACAGACACTGGACAACGGACTGTTCGTGTCAAGGACAAGCATAAAACCACAAATGAAGAAGAGACGTTTGTGCTTCGGGTGAGTGAATGGCAACCCCACAACACACAGCAGCAAGGTCTACTGGTGGACAGTGGTGCATCTGCCCACATCATGACTGATGAGAGTGCTTTCATCAAATTTGATGAGACTTTCCAGCCCAAGAACCACATCATGCAGCTAGCGGATGGGACCCGGATCACCGGCAGTGTCCTGAGGAAAGGAGATGCACAGATCAAGCTGACCGACTGCGACGGGAAAGTTGTGAGTGTCAAACTCACGGATGCACTCCTGATTCCCGGATACCCACAAAACATCCTATCGGTGGATGCAGCAACTTCAAAAGGAGCCAGATTCAACTTTGAGAAGAATAACAACAAAATGATCCTTCCTGATGGCACAATGTGTAAAATGAAG AGACGAACAAGGTTCAGAAACACAGACTGGTCCACTTTATGGAAAAGAATGTGA